A single genomic interval of Sinorhizobium garamanticum harbors:
- a CDS encoding sulfurtransferase/chromate resistance protein translates to MSSLLEISPEKLARLIGTPKCPALIDVRIDEDFEADPRLVPGSVRRDYRGLQLWIDDLCGQSVIVICHRGKKLSHGVAAWLRQAGIKADVLEGGFEAWAKAGHPAVPASVLPKRDEQGRTVWVTRSRPKIDRIACPWLIRRFVDPNAVFLFVAPSEVEAVADRFQATPFDIDAPIRWSHRGELCTFDVMVEEFGLATDPLLHLATIVRGADTARLDLAPQAPGLLAASLGLSRIYADDNEQLEAGLLLYDAFYRWCRDATDETHNWPKKGA, encoded by the coding sequence ATGTCGTCACTTCTCGAAATTTCACCCGAAAAGCTTGCCCGCCTTATCGGCACCCCGAAATGCCCCGCTCTTATCGACGTGCGCATCGACGAGGACTTCGAAGCCGATCCGCGGCTGGTCCCTGGCTCGGTCCGGCGCGATTACCGCGGATTGCAACTCTGGATCGATGACCTCTGCGGTCAGTCGGTGATTGTCATCTGCCATCGCGGCAAGAAGCTCAGTCACGGCGTTGCCGCCTGGCTCCGCCAGGCCGGCATTAAAGCCGATGTGCTAGAGGGCGGCTTCGAAGCCTGGGCCAAGGCCGGACACCCTGCGGTTCCCGCGTCTGTCCTGCCCAAGCGGGATGAACAGGGGCGCACAGTCTGGGTGACTCGTTCGCGGCCAAAGATCGACCGGATCGCCTGCCCTTGGCTCATCCGCCGCTTCGTCGATCCCAACGCTGTATTCCTGTTCGTCGCCCCGTCGGAGGTCGAGGCGGTCGCGGATCGCTTCCAGGCGACGCCGTTCGACATCGATGCCCCGATCCGCTGGAGCCACCGCGGCGAACTCTGCACGTTCGATGTGATGGTCGAGGAGTTCGGGCTTGCGACGGACCCCCTGCTCCACCTTGCAACGATCGTGCGCGGCGCCGACACGGCGCGGCTCGATCTCGCTCCCCAGGCGCCCGGCCTGCTCGCTGCATCGCTCGGGCTGTCGCGCATCTATGCGGACGACAACGAACAGCTCGAGGCAGGCTTGCTCCTGTACGACGCGTTTTATCGCTGGTGCCGCGACGCCACCGACGAAACGCACAACTGGCCGAAAAAGGGAGCATGA
- a CDS encoding DUF982 domain-containing protein — protein sequence MNTTWGEAVIVQLGERVEIVWTPGHAARLLSEHWPTGHGAAYQTALNECTDAMFGIYPWKQARDAFVAAVEEASIKKLR from the coding sequence ATGAACACCACCTGGGGAGAAGCCGTCATCGTCCAATTGGGCGAACGCGTGGAGATCGTCTGGACGCCAGGTCATGCAGCGCGCCTGCTCAGTGAACATTGGCCCACCGGACACGGTGCCGCTTACCAGACCGCGCTCAATGAGTGTACCGATGCAATGTTTGGCATTTACCCGTGGAAGCAGGCCCGCGACGCCTTCGTCGCGGCTGTCGAGGAGGCCAGCATCAAGAAATTGCGATGA
- the chrA gene encoding chromate efflux transporter, which yields MVADIPRNTSTTSEPQLSHGISFAEALRVWARVAALSFGGPAGQIAIMHRIIVEEKRWIGETRFLHALNYCTLLPGPEAQQLAIYIGWLLHKTKGGLVAGMLFVLPGAVAIMALSWIYAIFGNVGAVQALFFGLKAAVLAIVLEAVIRIGRRALKNNVMLALAAGAFIALFLFRAPFPMVVLAAGVIGYVGGRAGWAAFHASNGHGKVGSRQVADVDSALGGEIPAHARPPVSWSLKVAAVGLLLWGGPVFALLIFLGQGNVFTEISIFFSKMAMVTFGGAYAVLSYVAQQAVENYHWLKPGEMLDGLGMAETTPGPLIMVTQFVGFMGAYRDPGSLNPLLAGTLGGLLTTWVTFVPCFLWIFLGAPFMETMRSNKALSAALAAITAAVVGVILNLAVWFSLHVLFRELYEARGLGMTIDVPVLSSVNVASLILTLAAMVAVFRFKIGMLTALAGSSLVGLVYGVLMGWV from the coding sequence ATGGTGGCCGACATTCCACGGAACACCAGCACCACGTCGGAGCCCCAGTTGAGCCACGGCATTTCCTTCGCCGAGGCGCTGCGCGTCTGGGCGCGCGTGGCTGCCTTGAGCTTCGGCGGTCCCGCCGGGCAGATCGCGATCATGCATCGCATCATCGTCGAGGAGAAGCGCTGGATCGGTGAAACGCGGTTCCTGCACGCACTCAATTACTGCACGCTGCTGCCGGGGCCGGAGGCGCAGCAGCTAGCGATCTATATCGGCTGGCTGCTGCACAAGACCAAGGGCGGGCTGGTCGCCGGAATGCTTTTCGTGCTTCCCGGCGCCGTCGCCATCATGGCGCTGAGCTGGATCTACGCCATATTCGGAAATGTCGGAGCCGTTCAAGCGCTGTTCTTTGGGTTGAAGGCTGCGGTTCTGGCGATCGTGCTCGAGGCGGTAATTCGGATCGGCCGGCGGGCGCTCAAAAACAATGTCATGCTGGCGCTCGCCGCCGGGGCGTTCATCGCGCTTTTCCTGTTCCGTGCGCCCTTCCCCATGGTCGTGCTCGCCGCGGGCGTCATCGGCTATGTTGGCGGCCGTGCCGGCTGGGCGGCGTTTCATGCGAGCAATGGCCACGGGAAGGTCGGCAGCAGACAGGTCGCAGACGTCGACAGCGCGCTCGGCGGAGAGATTCCGGCCCACGCCCGCCCACCGGTGAGTTGGTCGCTCAAGGTCGCCGCAGTCGGTCTGCTGCTTTGGGGCGGGCCGGTTTTCGCCCTGCTGATATTTCTGGGACAGGGCAACGTCTTCACGGAAATCTCGATCTTTTTTTCCAAGATGGCCATGGTCACCTTCGGCGGTGCCTACGCAGTTCTTTCCTATGTCGCCCAGCAGGCGGTCGAGAATTATCATTGGCTGAAGCCCGGCGAGATGCTTGACGGTCTCGGCATGGCGGAGACAACCCCCGGTCCGCTGATCATGGTGACGCAGTTCGTTGGGTTCATGGGCGCTTACCGAGACCCGGGCTCCCTCAATCCCTTGCTTGCCGGCACGCTGGGCGGACTGCTGACGACCTGGGTGACCTTCGTTCCCTGCTTTCTCTGGATTTTCCTTGGCGCACCCTTCATGGAAACGATGCGCAGCAACAAGGCTCTGTCGGCCGCACTTGCGGCGATCACGGCTGCGGTCGTCGGCGTCATCCTCAATCTGGCGGTGTGGTTCTCGCTGCACGTGCTGTTTCGCGAACTCTATGAGGCGCGTGGGCTCGGCATGACGATCGATGTTCCCGTCTTGAGTTCGGTCAACGTCGCATCGCTGATCCTGACACTCGCGGCCATGGTTGCAGTGTTTCGCTTCAAGATTGGCATGCTGACGGCTTTGGCCGGCTCTTCCCTCGTCGGCCTCGTCTATGGCGTGCTGATGGGGTGGGTCTAG
- a CDS encoding VOC family protein has protein sequence MKFVNPLPFVSDMDRSKQFYSEVMDLRILEDHGNFVRFESGFALHEGKSLHQTVFGHAPDVDRPYGRLNLVLYFEVEDIDSTFERIAEKVELIHEVRRESWGQRVFRFFDPDRHIVEIGEPQ, from the coding sequence ATGAAGTTCGTGAACCCACTGCCCTTCGTGAGCGACATGGATCGCTCAAAGCAATTCTACTCCGAAGTCATGGATCTTCGGATTTTGGAGGATCACGGTAATTTCGTTCGGTTCGAGTCTGGCTTCGCCCTGCACGAGGGAAAGTCACTCCATCAGACGGTGTTTGGCCATGCACCGGACGTAGACCGCCCCTACGGACGGCTCAACCTTGTTCTTTATTTTGAGGTCGAAGACATCGACTCGACATTCGAGCGCATCGCCGAAAAGGTCGAACTGATCCATGAAGTAAGACGGGAGAGTTGGGGACAGCGCGTCTTCAGATTCTTCGACCCCGACCGGCACATCGTGGAGATAGGCGAGCCGCAGTGA
- the greA gene encoding transcription elongation factor GreA, whose translation MSVAFVKEESAETAAETLLPDRAISPHPNLVTEAGLKALEMQLRQAREAYDATSAIEDVNERRRQAANPLRDLRYFAERVRTAQLVPDPTSNDTVAFGSTVTFSRDDGRVQTYRIVGEDEADPKAGSISYVSPVARILMGKAVGDVVSVGDHELEVIAISAAPRV comes from the coding sequence GTGAGCGTTGCCTTCGTCAAGGAAGAAAGTGCCGAAACGGCTGCGGAAACCCTGCTGCCCGACCGTGCGATTTCGCCCCATCCGAACCTTGTCACGGAAGCGGGGTTGAAGGCGCTCGAAATGCAGCTTAGGCAAGCGCGCGAGGCCTATGATGCGACAAGCGCGATTGAGGACGTGAATGAACGGCGGCGGCAGGCGGCAAACCCCTTGCGTGACCTGCGCTACTTTGCCGAACGCGTTCGTACGGCCCAGCTTGTCCCGGACCCGACGTCGAACGACACGGTTGCCTTCGGCAGCACGGTCACTTTCAGCCGCGACGACGGACGGGTGCAGACCTATCGGATCGTGGGCGAAGACGAAGCCGATCCCAAGGCCGGATCGATTTCCTACGTCTCGCCGGTCGCAAGGATCCTCATGGGCAAGGCCGTCGGCGATGTCGTGAGCGTGGGCGATCACGAGCTCGAGGTCATCGCGATCTCGGCAGCGCCGCGCGTCTGA
- the ampC gene encoding class C beta-lactamase, producing MTSLRLAAFSLIVSTLPFSSAAANEDAFQSKARAAFASAIEEYKIPGLVVGVTKNGEHSFYATGLASRADNRPVTPDTLFELGSISKVFNVTLAALAEQRGQLSLDDKVSRHLCADACSIGDGMTLMDLATHHSGGLPLQVPDDIADTKELVNWLKDWQPPQPGTRSYSNISIGLLGHIAASAMEADYTQAVQTVLIPAFGLENTFIDVPAKAMDNYAFGYERKTDKPIRAAPGVLDAEAYGIKSSARDMLKLLDVELGTGTVSPELKAAVRRTQEGQFRTAKFTQDMIWEQYPWPVDLETMVAGNGYDFILHPQKADKIEPPLAPQKDVIINKTGSTNGFGGYVVLLPAENLGIVVLANRNYPNEARVRATYALIEALLSK from the coding sequence ATGACAAGCCTAAGACTGGCAGCCTTCAGCCTCATCGTCTCAACGCTCCCTTTCTCGTCCGCTGCGGCAAACGAAGACGCCTTCCAGTCGAAAGCGCGGGCAGCCTTTGCAAGCGCCATTGAAGAATACAAAATTCCCGGGCTCGTCGTGGGCGTGACCAAGAACGGCGAGCACAGCTTCTATGCGACGGGCCTGGCATCGCGCGCCGACAACCGTCCGGTAACCCCCGACACGCTTTTCGAACTGGGGTCGATCAGCAAGGTCTTCAACGTGACGTTGGCGGCGCTCGCCGAGCAGCGCGGCCAGCTATCCCTCGATGACAAGGTCTCCCGCCATCTGTGCGCCGACGCCTGCTCTATCGGTGACGGCATGACACTCATGGATCTCGCGACCCATCATTCCGGCGGGCTGCCGCTGCAGGTTCCCGATGACATCGCCGACACCAAGGAGCTTGTGAACTGGCTCAAGGACTGGCAACCGCCGCAGCCTGGAACGCGTAGCTATTCCAACATCAGCATCGGCCTTCTTGGCCACATCGCCGCAAGTGCGATGGAAGCGGACTATACACAGGCCGTCCAGACGGTGCTGATCCCCGCATTCGGTCTTGAGAATACCTTTATCGACGTGCCCGCCAAGGCGATGGACAACTACGCCTTCGGCTACGAGCGCAAGACCGACAAGCCGATCCGTGCGGCCCCGGGCGTGCTCGACGCGGAAGCCTACGGCATCAAGTCGAGCGCGCGCGACATGCTGAAGCTGCTCGATGTGGAACTCGGAACCGGCACCGTCTCCCCGGAGCTGAAGGCGGCTGTCCGGCGTACGCAGGAAGGCCAGTTCAGGACCGCCAAATTCACGCAGGACATGATCTGGGAGCAGTACCCGTGGCCCGTCGATCTCGAGACGATGGTGGCGGGGAACGGCTACGACTTCATCCTTCACCCGCAGAAAGCCGACAAAATCGAACCGCCCCTCGCGCCGCAGAAGGACGTCATTATCAACAAAACCGGATCGACAAATGGCTTCGGCGGCTATGTCGTGCTGCTTCCGGCCGAAAACCTCGGCATCGTGGTCCTCGCGAACCGGAATTATCCCAACGAAGCGCGGGTCCGGGCAACCTATGCCCTGATTGAAGCGCTGCTTTCGAAATAG
- a CDS encoding isocitrate lyase/PEP mutase family protein, which yields MSDQQAKFNRLKGLHEGDRAFVIPNPWDAGSARLLTSLGFEALATTSAGYAFSKGKRDSFAGLSRAEILENAAEIVGATDLPVSADLEDGFGAAPETCAETVRMACGVGLVGGSIEDATGDPNAPIYDLSHAVERIRAAAEAIRDLPFLLTARAENYLWERPDLDDTIRRLQAFSEAGADVLYAPGLPDIDAIRAVCRAVDKPVNVVMGLQGRSYSVAELSEAGVRRISVGGSFARAALGALMRAAQEVKSSGTFTYAVDAIPGAVIGQLMSQDKNADRT from the coding sequence ATGTCGGATCAGCAGGCCAAGTTCAATCGCCTGAAGGGCCTCCACGAAGGAGACCGGGCGTTCGTCATACCCAATCCGTGGGATGCGGGTTCGGCTCGTCTTTTAACCAGTCTTGGCTTCGAGGCACTTGCGACCACAAGCGCGGGCTATGCCTTCTCGAAAGGCAAGCGGGATTCCTTTGCAGGTCTTTCCAGAGCCGAGATTCTTGAGAATGCCGCCGAGATTGTCGGCGCGACAGACCTTCCCGTCTCTGCCGATCTCGAAGACGGCTTCGGGGCGGCACCGGAAACCTGCGCGGAAACCGTTCGTATGGCTTGCGGTGTCGGCCTTGTCGGCGGATCAATCGAGGATGCAACCGGCGATCCCAACGCTCCAATCTATGATCTTTCCCACGCGGTTGAGCGCATTCGGGCGGCGGCGGAAGCAATACGCGATCTGCCCTTCCTGCTGACCGCCCGGGCAGAAAATTACCTTTGGGAAAGGCCCGATCTGGATGACACGATCAGGCGGCTGCAAGCCTTCTCCGAAGCAGGGGCAGATGTCCTTTATGCTCCAGGCCTTCCCGACATCGACGCGATCAGAGCGGTGTGCCGCGCCGTCGACAAGCCCGTAAACGTCGTCATGGGACTCCAAGGGCGAAGCTATTCCGTTGCCGAGCTGTCCGAAGCCGGGGTGCGCCGCATCAGTGTTGGCGGCTCGTTCGCGCGGGCCGCCCTCGGCGCATTGATGCGCGCCGCGCAGGAGGTGAAATCATCAGGCACTTTCACCTACGCGGTGGATGCGATCCCTGGCGCGGTCATCGGCCAACTCATGTCACAGGACAAAAACGCCGACCGCACATGA
- a CDS encoding MFS transporter, with translation MRSIHPATYLFAARALRDFGDGFVAILLPVYLLALGFSPLQVGIIATASLFGSALLTIVIGFISARHDLRGLLLATAGLMVASGAAMSMLNDYALLLLVAFAGTINPSAGSVSVFVPLEHAVLTREVASAERTRMFARYSLVGALASAVGALAAALPDLMTRLALEQLTAIKLMFVLYAVVGLLGGLLYAQIPPRPASRESDKATALGPSRAIVLKLAALFSLDAFAGGFVVQSLLALWLFERFNLSLSEAGVFFFWTGVLSAFSFPVAAWLSKRVGLVNTMVFTHIPSSIALALAAFAPSLPIVLVLLLIRAALSQMDVPTRSSYVMAVVTEAERAAAASFTSVPRSLAAAASPALAGALFAASYRAWPLLICAALKITYDLLLLRQFRHVKPPEEC, from the coding sequence GTGCGAAGCATTCATCCGGCCACATATCTTTTCGCGGCGCGCGCTTTGCGCGACTTTGGCGACGGCTTCGTCGCCATCCTGCTGCCGGTCTATCTGCTCGCCCTCGGCTTTTCGCCACTGCAAGTTGGCATCATCGCGACGGCGTCGCTCTTTGGCTCTGCCCTCCTGACGATCGTCATCGGGTTTATCAGCGCCCGCCATGATTTGCGCGGCCTGCTCCTGGCAACTGCCGGCCTGATGGTCGCCAGTGGTGCGGCCATGTCCATGCTCAACGATTATGCGCTTCTGCTGCTGGTCGCATTTGCCGGCACGATCAATCCCTCCGCCGGTAGCGTGAGCGTCTTCGTGCCACTGGAGCATGCGGTGCTCACCCGCGAAGTGGCGAGTGCCGAGCGCACGAGGATGTTCGCTCGCTACAGCCTCGTCGGCGCGCTTGCCAGCGCAGTCGGCGCACTCGCCGCGGCACTGCCCGACCTGATGACGCGCCTGGCGCTGGAGCAACTGACCGCCATCAAGCTTATGTTCGTTCTCTATGCGGTCGTGGGCCTCCTTGGCGGCCTTCTTTATGCTCAGATACCGCCTCGCCCCGCGAGCCGCGAATCCGACAAAGCTACGGCACTTGGCCCCTCGCGTGCCATCGTCCTGAAGCTTGCAGCCCTGTTCAGCCTCGATGCATTCGCCGGCGGATTCGTGGTCCAGTCGCTGCTCGCCCTGTGGCTGTTCGAGCGGTTCAATCTCTCGCTCTCTGAAGCCGGTGTGTTTTTCTTCTGGACGGGTGTGCTGTCGGCGTTTTCGTTCCCCGTCGCCGCGTGGTTGTCGAAGCGGGTCGGGCTCGTCAACACCATGGTGTTTACGCACATTCCCTCAAGCATTGCCTTGGCGCTCGCGGCATTCGCGCCAAGCTTGCCGATCGTGCTCGTCTTGCTGCTCATTCGAGCGGCACTCTCGCAGATGGACGTGCCAACACGCTCGTCCTATGTGATGGCAGTCGTGACGGAGGCGGAACGCGCCGCGGCCGCAAGTTTCACGTCGGTGCCGCGCAGTCTTGCGGCCGCCGCCAGCCCTGCGCTCGCGGGCGCTCTCTTTGCTGCATCCTATCGCGCTTGGCCGCTCCTCATCTGCGCCGCACTGAAGATCACCTACGACCTCCTGTTGCTGCGGCAATTTCGGCACGTCAAGCCGCCTGAGGAATGCTGA